One window of Candidatus Methanoperedens sp. genomic DNA carries:
- a CDS encoding class I SAM-dependent methyltransferase has protein sequence MIKNTRKKWPKKLPEFTPEQKRIRNEFMECWHEVLPAKYGIVEKFNHGFPVQERNNTTKIRTLEIGSGLGEHINYENLSTQEYFGVELRGNMAKKILIKYPDVNVIIGDAQNLPFKSDYFDRVLAIHVLEHLPDLPSAIQEVNRVMKKNGNAQFCALIPVEGGFLYSFARNISARRIFEKHFKQSYDWVIKSEHINLPDEIFIELKKFFYFKKIKYFPFNVPLKTINLCIGLIMLPK, from the coding sequence ATGATTAAAAACACTCGAAAAAAATGGCCTAAAAAACTCCCAGAATTCACTCCTGAACAAAAAAGAATTCGCAATGAGTTTATGGAGTGCTGGCATGAGGTTTTACCTGCAAAATACGGTATTGTGGAAAAATTCAATCATGGATTTCCGGTTCAAGAAAGAAATAATACTACAAAAATAAGAACACTAGAAATAGGGTCAGGTTTAGGCGAACATATCAATTACGAAAACTTATCTACTCAGGAGTATTTTGGTGTTGAATTAAGGGGGAACATGGCAAAAAAAATCTTGATAAAATATCCAGATGTGAATGTTATAATTGGTGATGCCCAAAATCTTCCATTTAAGAGTGATTATTTTGACCGAGTTTTAGCAATACATGTATTGGAGCATTTACCAGATTTACCTTCTGCGATACAGGAAGTAAATCGAGTTATGAAGAAAAACGGAAATGCACAATTCTGTGCATTGATACCCGTAGAAGGAGGTTTTTTATATAGCTTTGCTAGAAATATATCTGCTCGTAGAATATTTGAAAAACACTTCAAACAAAGTTATGATTGGGTGATTAAGTCAGAGCACATAAATTTACCCGATGAAATATTCATTGAACTAAAGAAATTTTTTTATTTTAAAAAAATTAAATATTTTCCATTCAACGTCCCTTTAAAAACTATAAATTTATGTATAGGTTTAATTATGTTACCAAAGTAA